In the genome of Fusobacterium necrogenes, one region contains:
- a CDS encoding DUF2004 domain-containing protein encodes MKIRFFGEIDINKDYYETTIHLKDRDIQLDLDLEEVVGKKDWILEYDEYISNLSSFKEKIEEKLNEDFDDWGLTKEWIDWHIEEFDKKDIEKLTEETEKTLPIDEKLFRVINLVRVGIYPKYEDYAVWDFMLDKKFSSQILVVITDNKGEILDITWES; translated from the coding sequence ATGAAGATAAGATTCTTTGGAGAGATTGATATCAATAAAGACTATTATGAAACTACTATTCATTTAAAGGATAGAGATATCCAATTAGATTTGGATTTAGAGGAAGTAGTAGGAAAAAAAGATTGGATATTAGAGTATGATGAATATATTTCAAACTTATCTAGTTTTAAAGAAAAAATAGAAGAAAAATTAAATGAGGATTTTGATGACTGGGGTCTTACAAAAGAGTGGATAGATTGGCACATAGAAGAATTCGATAAAAAAGATATAGAAAAACTCACTGAAGAAACAGAAAAAACTCTTCCAATAGATGAGAAACTTTTTAGGGTTATAAATCTAGTAAGAGTAGGAATATACCCAAAATATGAAGACTATGCTGTATGGGATTTTATGCTAGATAAAAAGTTTAGCAGTCAAATTCTTGTAGTTATTACTGATAATAAGGGAGAAATTCTAGATATTACTTGGGAAAGTTAA
- a CDS encoding NfeD family protein, which translates to MWTWFFIGVVFLIIEGISFGLLSIWFAIGAFVTMFFTYLPIDYQFFIFIVISGISLLLIRKTTIVYLKSKRKEVDRIRKANVKVDNILIRGNERIYIVKLDGKIWESICKNKLEIDEIAQVKEIKGNKLLLIKLEDEILDI; encoded by the coding sequence ATGTGGACTTGGTTTTTTATAGGAGTAGTATTTTTGATAATAGAAGGTATTAGCTTTGGATTATTATCTATTTGGTTTGCTATTGGAGCTTTTGTAACTATGTTTTTTACATATCTTCCCATTGATTATCAATTTTTTATTTTTATAGTAATATCTGGTATTTCACTTTTACTTATTAGAAAGACAACTATAGTTTATCTTAAAAGTAAGAGAAAAGAAGTAGATAGAATCAGAAAAGCTAACGTCAAAGTTGATAATATTTTAATACGAGGTAATGAAAGAATATACATAGTTAAACTAGATGGAAAAATTTGGGAATCTATTTGTAAAAACAAATTAGAAATAGATGAAATAGCTCAAGTAAAAGAAATAAAGGGAAATAAACTGCTTTTAATTAAATTAGAAGATGAAATTTTAGATATTTAA
- a CDS encoding MATE family efflux transporter, producing MTDLTTGSPTKQMLKFAIPVCLGNLFQLFYSLTDTRIVGSTLGENTLAAVGASTAISTLLIGFLTGLTNGFSIIIAQNFGAKNEKNIRKSIGGTFLLGFLTALFISFFSVTFLKPILNILNVSNEIFSQSYGYIKIILLGIIATMFYNAFAGILRAIGDTIAPLIFLVIACGFNIFLDLYFILNLKMGVVGAAWATVTSQGISVLFCVVYMWKKYPNLRLKKEDFKIDIQLVKKLYGSGLSMGMMMSLVYFGTLALQIAINALGTNTIVAHTAARKITEFFMLPFGVMSVTMATYCGQNKGAREYKRIKIGIWQALYITWVWCAFILILSYTISPQLVYLVTGTRISEIINIAEKYLKINTIFYFVPAIICILRNAMQGIGDLITPIFSSFIELVGKVAVAFFLTPSIGYMGIIVSEPIVWILMVIPLIVMIIKNPIFKERTVKI from the coding sequence ATGACAGATCTAACAACAGGTAGTCCTACAAAACAAATGCTAAAATTTGCTATCCCAGTGTGTCTAGGGAATTTATTTCAACTTTTTTATAGCTTAACAGATACTAGGATAGTGGGAAGTACTTTAGGAGAAAATACTCTAGCAGCTGTTGGGGCAAGTACAGCAATAAGTACTCTACTTATTGGTTTTCTAACAGGACTTACAAATGGATTTTCTATTATTATTGCTCAAAATTTTGGAGCAAAAAATGAAAAGAATATAAGGAAAAGTATAGGGGGAACATTTTTATTAGGTTTTTTAACAGCACTATTCATAAGTTTTTTTAGTGTTACATTTTTAAAACCAATACTTAATATATTAAATGTTTCTAATGAAATTTTTTCACAATCTTATGGATATATTAAAATTATCCTTTTGGGAATAATAGCTACTATGTTTTATAATGCTTTTGCTGGAATATTAAGAGCTATTGGAGATACAATAGCTCCTCTTATATTTTTAGTTATAGCTTGTGGATTTAATATATTTTTGGATTTATATTTTATACTTAATCTTAAAATGGGAGTAGTTGGAGCAGCTTGGGCAACAGTCACCTCTCAAGGAATATCAGTACTATTTTGTGTAGTATATATGTGGAAAAAATATCCAAATCTTAGATTGAAAAAAGAGGATTTCAAAATAGATATACAACTCGTAAAAAAACTTTATGGTTCTGGTCTCTCTATGGGAATGATGATGTCCCTTGTATATTTTGGAACTTTGGCTCTACAAATAGCTATCAATGCTCTTGGAACAAATACAATAGTAGCTCATACAGCAGCTAGAAAGATAACAGAGTTTTTTATGCTTCCATTTGGAGTGATGAGTGTTACAATGGCAACATATTGTGGACAAAATAAAGGAGCTAGGGAGTATAAGAGAATAAAAATAGGAATATGGCAAGCTCTTTATATAACTTGGGTTTGGTGTGCTTTTATTTTGATACTAAGTTACACAATCTCTCCACAGTTAGTATATCTAGTTACAGGAACTAGAATTTCTGAAATAATTAATATAGCAGAAAAATATTTAAAAATAAATACGATATTTTATTTTGTCCCAGCTATTATATGCATATTGAGAAATGCTATGCAAGGAATAGGAGATTTAATAACTCCAATTTTCTCCAGTTTTATAGAGTTAGTTGGAAAAGTAGCTGTAGCTTTTTTCCTCACACCTAGTATAGGATATATGGGAATAATAGTTTCTGAACCAATTGTTTGGATATTAATGGTGATTCCTTTAATAGTGATGATCATAAAAAATCCTATTTTTAAAGAGAGAACTGTAAAAATATAA